A DNA window from Pyrus communis chromosome 3, drPyrComm1.1, whole genome shotgun sequence contains the following coding sequences:
- the LOC137728266 gene encoding uncharacterized protein: MAQDKKKNLADKHATDRVYKVGNWVFLKLSLWRGVVRFGKQGKLNPRYIGPYVITERVSEVAYKLELPPELSKVHDVFHVSMFRHYASDLSHVIPLQPLEINPDLTYDEEPVTILDWKYKVMGNKTVHLVKVLWRNHSVEEATWETEERMKELYPPLFYDY, translated from the coding sequence atGGCCCAGGATAAAAAGAAGAACTTAGCAGATAAACATGCCACTGACAGGGTGTATAAAGTGGGTAATTGGGTATTTTTAAAGCTTTCACTGTGGAGAGGTGTGGTACGGTTCGGGAAGCAAGGTAAGCTAAATCCtaggtacatcggaccgtaTGTGATCACTGAGAGAGTCAGTGAAGTCGCTTACAAGCTTGAGTTGCCTCCAGAGTTGTCTAAAGTGCATGATGTGTTCCACGTTTCCATGTTTCGTCATTATGCTTCAGATCTATCGCATGTGATACCTCTTCAACCTttggaaattaatccagatttgacttatgatgaggagcCAGTGACTATTCTGGATTGGAAATATAAAGTTATGGGGAATAAGACTGTGcatttagtgaaagttttgtggagaaatcaCTCAGTGGAAGAAGCTACTTGGGAGACTGAGGAGCGTATGAAAGAGTTATATCCACCCTTGTTTTATGATTACTAG